From Thermodesulfobacteriota bacterium:
CAAGATAGGATATAAAGATGGAACCAGCCTAGTAAATTCCAAATCCTTTCAGGACTTCATAAATACCAAGCTTTTTAACTTTTAACCTTAAGAACTCTGAAATTGTCGGCTGATACGCCTTAACTTTGAGATACATATTTGCCTCGCTGGGAGTTTTATCGCCCTTTTTGTTGTTACACGGCTTGCATGCAGCCACACAATTTTCAAAATCTGTCTTGCCGCCTCTGGATCTTGGTATAATGTGATCAATGGTCAATTTGTCTTTTTTGGCGCTGCAATATGCACACTTAAAACCATCTCTTACCAGAACGTTTCTCTTGCTGAAAGGAACTCTCGTTCTATAAAGAGCCCTTATTAATTTGATCAGCTTCATTACCGCAGGAATTTTCATGGCAACGCCTTCAGCAGTTCTAACTATTCTATCAGAATACTTCAGGACTGTAATCTTACCTTTGGTCAGCAGACACATTGCTCTCTTCCAATCCACTACATTTAAAAATGTATAGTCTGCATTCAATAAAACGCACTGAGTCATGTTAAACCTCCGTGTACCAAGCCGTCAATTTCTCTTGCTGCTAAATTTGTTTAACCTCCCAATGATGAACTCGTAAAAAATATCACTGATACCCCAATTGAGCGAAAACTTATGCTGCTTTTTTAAATTCATTTTCGTTTAGAGTAGTACAAATGTTACGATAAAGTAATTCAGTTTCATTGTTCTTTGTCAATTCGATGACTTTTACA
This genomic window contains:
- a CDS encoding HNH endonuclease, which encodes MNADYTFLNVVDWKRAMCLLTKGKITVLKYSDRIVRTAEGVAMKIPAVMKLIKLIRALYRTRVPFSKRNVLVRDGFKCAYCSAKKDKLTIDHIIPRSRGGKTDFENCVAACKPCNNKKGDKTPSEANMYLKVKAYQPTISEFLRLKVKKLGIYEVLKGFGIY